A DNA window from Pungitius pungitius chromosome 1, fPunPun2.1, whole genome shotgun sequence contains the following coding sequences:
- the cnpy3 gene encoding protein canopy homolog 3: MILAAYLSLFSIISSAGAAKSSGDDDWVYLPNKCEVCKFVSIEMKSAFDETGKTKEVIGRNYGFIDSKGAPPIKYVKSDLRFIEVVENVCQRLLTYNLHKERSGSNRFAKGMSETFSTLHGLVNKGVNVVMDIPFELWNETSAEVADLKKQCDVMIERYEDVIEDWYKGSQEEDLTTYLCEKHVLKGQDAACLEEEWSPMKKGDQAALAEDKKKRKMKKKKGGGDGGSDGEKATKKKRKKSDKKPKKKKKKSKAPVERADGGASSDEDIQPPVPLSGGKTEL, from the exons ATGATTTTAGCGGCGTATTTGTCGCTTTTCTCGATAATATCGTCGGCGGGAGCAGCTAAGTCTTCAGGGGACGATGACTGGGTCTATCTGCCCAACAAATGTGAAG TGTGTAAGTTCGTCAGCATCGAGATGAAGTCGGCCTTCGATGAGACGGGGAAAACCAAGGAGGTCATCGGCAGGAACTACGGCTTCATCGACAGCAAGGGGGCGCCGCCCATCAAATACGTCAAGTC agaccTCCGATTCATCGAGGTCGTAGAAAACGTGTGTCAGAGGCTGCTGACGTACAACCTGCACAAAGAGAGGAGTGGAAGCAACCGCTTtgccaag GGCATGTCGGAGACCTTCTCCACCCTGCACGGACTGGTGAACAAAGGCGTGAACGTGGTGATGGACATCCCCTTCGAGCTGTGGAACGAGACGTCGGCAGAGGTGGCCGACCTCAAGAAGCAG TGCGACGTGATGATCGAGCGGTACGAGGACGTGATTGAGGACTGGTACAAAGGCAGCCAGGAGGAAGACCTCACCACGTACTTGTGTGAGAAGCACGTCCTCAAAGGGCAGGACGCAG CCTGcctggaggaggagtggagccCGATGAAGAAGGGCGACCAGGCGGCCTTGGcggaggacaagaagaagaggaagatgaagaagaagaagggggggggggacgggggctCGGACGGGGAGAAGGCCacgaaaaagaagaggaagaagagcgacAAGAagcccaagaagaagaagaagaagagcaaagcTCCAGTGGAGAGGGCCGACGGGGGGGCGTCGTCAGACGAGGACATCCAGCCGCCGGTGCCTCTCTCTGGGGGCAAGACGGAGctgtga